The Lewinellaceae bacterium DNA window GCAGACAGCTTTTTCAAATTTGAAGCTGCAGTTAAAAAGATAACCGGACTGCCCGTAGTGATTCCCACCCATCAGGGACGGGCAGCAGAGAAAATTCTGTTCACCATCCTTGGCGGTACCGGCAAGACTGTCCTGAGCAATACGCTGTTTGATACAACGCGGGCCAATGTTGAATTCACTGGAGCAGAAGGAATTGATCTGGTCTGTGCCGAAGGAAAACAACCCGGATTGATCGCAGACTTCAAAGGAAACATCGATTTGGCAGCACTTGAAACCAAAATCCAGCAAATAGGTACAAAGAACATTCCTGCCGTCGTCATCACCATCACCAACAATTCGGGAGGCGGACAGCCCGTCTCCATGGCTAATATTCAGGGTGCCCGGGCCATCTGTACGAATTACGGGATCCCGCTGATCATTGATGCCTGCCGGTTTGCCGAAAACTGCTATTTCATCAAAATGCGTGAACCCGGATTCCGGGACCGTTCTGTCCTTGAGATTGCCCAGCAGCTCTTCTCGTATGCCGATATGGTTACGATGAGCGCCAAGAAGGACGCGTTTGCCAATATCGGAGGATTTTTAGCGCTCCGTGATGAAGAGCTGGCGCAGCAATTTCGTAATCTGCTGATTGTCACCGAAGGATTTCCCACTTACGGTGGATTGGCAGGCCGGGATCTGGAAGCCATTGCCCAGGGCCTGGAGGAGATCGTGGATGAAGATTACCTCAAATACCGTATCCGCAGCATCGAATACATTGGGGATAAATTATCCGAACAAGGGATACCGCTGGTTCTGCCTACCGGGGGGCATGCCGTCTATCTGGATGCTGCTTCCTTTTTGCCCCATATCCCACGCCACCAATACCCGGGACAGGCGCTGGCCTGTGCGTTGTATCTGCACGGTGGCATCCGCGGTGTCGAAATCGGCAGCGTCATGTTTGGAAAATACAATAAAGAGGGTGGTCTCATCTCCCCTCCCCTTGAATTGGTACGACTGGCCATTCCCCGTCGTGTCTATACGCAGAGCCACATGGATTATGTCACGGAAGTCATCACGGACGTCTTTCACCACCGCAATACCATCCGCGGCATGAAAATAACCTACGAAGCACCGATGCTCAGGCATTTTACGGCGCGGTTTGAAATGCTGGGATAA harbors:
- a CDS encoding tryptophanase, which produces MKTIIEPFKIKSVEPIYFTTFHERKELLKDAHYNPFLLKAHDVIIDLLTDSGTSAMSSAQWAGIMLGDESYAGADSFFKFEAAVKKITGLPVVIPTHQGRAAEKILFTILGGTGKTVLSNTLFDTTRANVEFTGAEGIDLVCAEGKQPGLIADFKGNIDLAALETKIQQIGTKNIPAVVITITNNSGGGQPVSMANIQGARAICTNYGIPLIIDACRFAENCYFIKMREPGFRDRSVLEIAQQLFSYADMVTMSAKKDAFANIGGFLALRDEELAQQFRNLLIVTEGFPTYGGLAGRDLEAIAQGLEEIVDEDYLKYRIRSIEYIGDKLSEQGIPLVLPTGGHAVYLDAASFLPHIPRHQYPGQALACALYLHGGIRGVEIGSVMFGKYNKEGGLISPPLELVRLAIPRRVYTQSHMDYVTEVITDVFHHRNTIRGMKITYEAPMLRHFTARFEMLG